In Amaranthus tricolor cultivar Red isolate AtriRed21 chromosome 5, ASM2621246v1, whole genome shotgun sequence, a genomic segment contains:
- the LOC130813501 gene encoding uncharacterized protein LOC130813501: MGPSHGEMILNSPFPNPTQTQLKRQATVAAAPTTDRRPSVKSRHQDLQRFSLVCNYYVTTHFCKGESTVGVSTPPVVVEYRVRKQLWSPEVRSKERGGTLEAKSLELATELSKYRIHVACVQETRWKGQKTKGIKGYKLWYAGLDGRRNGVGILVSNDILKQLVEVRRCNDRIMLVKIVVEEEIIFFVSAYGPQVGLDKQVKCRDAGNYYSVHGGFGLGARNESGENLLEFALAKELVIANSIFRKKDEHLITCKSGGYATQVDYFLVRKGDWASCLDYKVVLGTEMPTQNRLLVLVFRMRKKIVEKKVESRGKDHMGEIQRGYGHNPVKQEKFIGLPKSVRECE; this comes from the exons ATGGGTCCATCTCATGGTGAGATG ATTTTAAACTCTCCATTCCCAAATCCTACTCAAACGCAACTCAAAAGGCAGGCCACCGTTGCTGCTGCACCTACTACCGACCGGCGACCTTCTGTGAAGTCAAGACACCAGGACCTTCAACG GTTTTCGCTGGTCTGCAATTACTACGTTACTACTCATTTTTGTAAAGGTGAAAGCACCGTCGGTGTTAGTACACCG CCCGTAGTAGTTGAATATAGAGTTAGAAAGCAATTATGGTCACCCGAGGTCAGGTCCAAGGAGAGGGGGG GTACCCTAGAAGCCAAGTCGTTGGAGTTGGCAACTGAGCTTTCTAAATACAGGATTCATGTAGCATGTGTTCAAGAGACCAGGTGGAAGGGGCAAAAAACAAAAGGTATAAAGGGATATAAGTTGTGGTATGCAGGTTTGGACGGCAGACGTAACGGGGTTGGCATCCTAGTGTCTAATGATATCCTAAAGCAATTGGTTGAAGTAAGGAGGTGTAATGACAGGATTATGCTAGTTAAGATAGTAGTAGAGGAAGAGATCATATTCTTTGTCAGTGCATACGGGCCCCAAGTTGGGCTCGATAAGCAAGTGAAGT GCAGAGATGCAGGTAACTATTACTCGGTACATGGAGGGTTTGGTTTGGGGGCAAGGAATGAGAGTGGGGAGAATTTGCTGGAGTTTGCGCTAGCAAAAGAATTGGTTATAGCAAACtcgatctttagaaagaaagatgagcaTTTGATCACATGTAAGAGTGGTGGGTATGCAACCCAAGTTGACTATTTCTTAGTGCGCAAGGGAGATTGGGCCTCATGCTTGGATTATAAAGTGGTGTTGGGTACAGAGATGCCCACCCAAAACAGGCTTTTAGTACTGGTTttcaggatgaggaagaaaattGTAGAGAAGAAGGTCGAGTCTAGGGGGAAAGATCATATGGGGGAGATTCAAAGGGGATATGGTCACAACCCTGTCAAGCAAGAAAAGTTTATTGGGCTTCCCAAGTCGGTCAGAGAATGTGAATGA